The genomic region GCACTGGcaacaccggcagcacctcggtatcacttTCTAATTCCGATACAAATGACAACACAACTAGGGTATATATATAGTggagctgattccgcttgaaagtggcactgaccatttcaagcggaattataaTAATTCTAATTTCCCTTGAAAGTGGCActgaccatttcaagcggaattagaataattctaatttcCCTTGAAAGTGGCAGTgtcaatttcaagcggaattacctactTTAACACAAAACCTAGtttctcgtacaatgtgccctgatctaacaattctagtacaagactcgatacaagacgaagtcgatagacgtaatgcaccaacagaatATATTCATTAATACATTTGGTAATCAATCGTTTGTTATGTAGTATTGTCAATATTCTGTCAGTAATTGTTTCTAACAAGTTGACGTGAGCCCGCGCGTTGCCGCGGGATGCTAATAATGAATGTTTTAGCGAATAGCATTAAAACTCTAAAAAACATCAAGAGAGAAAAAATTATTCTAACCAAAAGATATCAGGATTTTGACCCAATTAATACAAATGGTCAAAAGCATGTCCGCATATGGATAGATAGAGAACAAAAGGTTGGTTTCTAGTTTCTACTAATTTTGACCCACAAACTCTAAATTCCACTTTAGGCTTCTTGTCCATTTATTTCCTATTTGATATGTGTTAAGAAAAAGAATATCAAGAAACCATGCGTCCATGCATTCCAAACTGCTCTTATGCAAAGATAGTTCCAAAAGGTGCAAATGAAGTTTTAAAGGCTACAATATTAACTTCAATTGCCCTTTTTAACTTAGACAGAGATTCCTCAAATCATGGTTTCCGAAGTGTTTTCCCCCATATTCTGATTCAACGACCCAAATGTCTTCGCTGACCCAATTTCCGATTTAGTGATTCACACAAAAACTGCTATTCATGAAAAAAGTTCCATCATTCAAACAAAAACTGCAAGTTAAATTTTGATTTACCCCACCAGCCTATTATTGTTTTGAATGTTTATGATTCCAAAATAGTCTCTTTCCCCGTCAATTGACAACCTAATATACGGATAACAAATTAACAAAAGTGAAACCTAATTTGATTGTCGATATCAAATATACCGAGTTTCTGGCTATGAAACGCAGGTAATAACAAATTAACAACAACCTTAACAACATCAAGATAACATATATACCGAAATCGGAGcctaatttcattattttatagCAACATCATATTATTCATGATTCCGAACAAAAATCAATTCTAAGATGAAACGCAAACGACCAAAAATTTACGAAATCGGACCATAAGTTCAATATTAATCCTAACAATCTTTACAAACTCATAATCAGATCGTGTATGATTCATGCATCACGTAAGTATCAAAATCAAACAATTATCCATCAAAACCTAACAATTTTAGAACACTTAGTTTTGAAGGATATATAATACAGATCGAAGAACACTATTAACCAAGAACATTATTTTCATAGTAGCAAACCATGGGTGGAAGAAATACATACCAGGATGGAAAAGTAATTCACTGATCAGAATTCCAGGGATTAAAGGATTTGGCGATTGGCTTTTGGTTGAGACGGTTGGTATAATTTTTATTAATCGAATGGATAATAATTTCACAAACAATTATACATTATAATAATATCATTTTATCAATTCAAACGGTGGTGTCTTGCGATTTTTTTGGTGATACGCCAGTTCAAAATAATTGTAAATCACAATTTCATTCTGTCAATTGAAAGGATGGCGGTGATGATTTGTTATGGTTGGTCATGTTAGTTAAGGCAACTTAAGTTGCTATTTGTTATAATACAATAAAGTAACCGTTTCTTTAAAAGTCACTTCTTCTTTACTTTTTTGAAAGGGTGCGTTCACTTATGCAAGGGTGTAACCCAAAATGGTACCCCAAGTTACTAATTGTATAAGATATATACTGTGTTGATGATTTTAGCTCATCGTGTTATTATTGTAATTTGACTTACATGAAGACCAACACGAAATAACATTATACCTTTGTACAAGTAAGAAGATATGGGGTACATACTTGTCCaatcatcatcatacttagtaaatcccaccaatagcaaagcaaaggtagggtctgaggagagtaagatgtagacagccatacctctaccccgtaggaatagagaggctgcttccagtgagacccccggctcgatagtagttttgcatcaaaccttgGACATATTGCCCTTGTAGCCAGGTTTGGTTCCTGAAATTACAATACTCTTGGACAAGTACATACTTGTCCAAGAGTTGCGCCTCCTTGGTGGGGTTCGGGGATAACCCCCTACATGAATGAAGTCTTGGGACACCGTCCCATGTGAGGAAATGACTCACAAAAGTGACTGAACCTTATTAGTAGCAAATTACTACTGTCTGATAGCAACTTTGTATCTCGATAGCAAATGAGCCTAAGTAGCAACTGGGATGGCGTAGCCCGTTGTAGTTCGGTAGCAACTTTGAACCTTGGTAGTGACAAAATTATTACCGAGCAGTTACTAATGTAACTATCTGCGGTTATACCTCAGACCGTATAACCACCAACTGAAACGTTCCGATGGTTAAACCTCTTATAAATAGAAGTCATCCGATCTAATTTCATTAACGAATATACATCTAAAATCACTAGAAAAAGGTGCTCGTTTTTAGTGAAActttttgtttcatccgatcatTAATTTTTTACACGAGAAATACTTTATCCGAAAGTGAATTCCGTACACGATTCAGAAAGTATTTAGAGAACAAGAAATCCGAAAAACCTACATCCACTACTATGCTCTTCCTAACTTGAATGAACTACCCGTTTGTAAATGTTTAAATTCTATTAGTACCTTtcatcagaaaaaaaaaaaatgccTACAATAAACAGACCTTTTTACGTTGATAATTGCCGCACCGACAGTGATGGAAATATCCAAAAATATGCACTCCTTTAGAAATCATGTGAGGATATAAGGAGTCTTTTAAATAGTTAAAAGCCAAAAAAATTTGGGCCACATTTATGCAACCCTCCTACATTACATGTTTTCTGGCTTCACTTAAATAATGTCACCTGCCTAATAACTTATGTGGCATACAACTAACTAGAATTGTGTCTCACTAATAAGTACATCCATATTTAAATGCTTACACCTACAAATATCATATTTTGTCCTAAAGCTATGACTTAGTTGTAACACTAAACAGTTACACTTTCAATTTAGGAATCAAATTTTATAATTACCCTTCAAGTTAGAAAATGGTATTTTAATCATTTTTACCTAAATTTAACATAAAACTTAACTATAGTTAATGTTAGTATCCAAGAGTTTATACTTACCCTTCAAGTTAGAAAATGGTATTTTGTTCATTTTACCTAAACTAGTAAATTTCATATGCGCTTCGTGACAGGTTTTTCATAATGTCAACAAGCTTACTCGTGCTTGAACAAAAGTTAAGAATAAAGATGAAAGAGATAAATAGTTACTGATGTAAAAAAATAACATAAACCGATCCATACGGGATTCAGCAAACTAAATACATCCATTTAATTTACTCCCCATGGCGTTGTAATTAAGCCTGCATTTCAAGAttgtttaaaatttaacaaattaACAACTTACGACCCGGGCTAAACGATTTTGCTCTTCtgatatcttcataagcaaactATTTAAACTTATACATAGAAAGGCTTCATTAAATACAGAAGAGTTTAAAATAGAGTTTTCTCTTAAATGGTAAAATGTAAAACTTTGATggtcaaaatgaaaaaaaaaaaaaaaagaaagaaagaaaaccAATATAGCTAACAATTTtatcttttatatatataatactaacaactttatcttttatatatataataatttaacATCAAACTTAACGATCGTTAATGTTAGTACCCAAGAGAGTTAAAAACTACCCAATGCTCCTATATACTTTATTTTCAGATGGAATGTTAAATTTTATTGCTAAATTGCAATATATGGACTATGGAGTGTTTAGTATCCTCTCATAGAGGTGATTTTATGAAAATTTGTAGGCCATGGAAAACCATGTGACTACATGTGCAATCTTTTTTCCATGTAGCCCCACATCTTCGCTTTTAAATTGATAAATAATGCTTTAAACTCCATTTTTGTTTTCAGCTTTGGATTTCTTCACcttcttcatcacttttgttCTTCCATCCCCACAAGAACTCTGCAAAAATTTAATTCTCAGACACCCTCCCATAATGAATCTATGTCAACAAAATGCGAACTCAAAGGTACACATTCAATATTTTATTcctatggtttttttttttttgttcatattACTTCATATAATATGCAACTGATGAGTTCTAAAAAGATTTTTCATGTATTATTTTGCATGCAATTCCTTTTAATATTGCACTAGCGGAACCAGAAAGATTTAGTCGGGGGTCATCGTAAGCTTATTTTCTCTACTGGTTCGAATTACGGGGTCCATATATaagtttgtttttcaaaaactcaaaatttatatataaaaattcaaaaaattcaggTGATATGTTAACGGACCCTCTTGACCCCCTCTGGTTCCGCCCATCATGTTTATCAGTTTTGCACACCATTTCATATGTAGTTATATACTTATAGGGATTTTCTGATGAATTTCAAATTTATATCATGTGAAGCAAGATAatcaaaaaatcacaaaaatagcTAAAACTGTAATAATATGCAGGAAGCTAAAATGCACAACTCTTGCCAACTCGAAAAAGAATTCATCAACAAATGGGTTCAGGGTCTTCAAATATGTAATTCATCAAGCAAGAAAATGAACCTCTTGGAAAGAAAGAAGAAGATAAAGCTTTCTGCAGACATTGCCATAGCTTCTGCTAAAAATCTAACAACTTCTTGGAGTAAAGCTATAATCTCAGAGGCCACAAAAGATGAACAAAACATGACTCTTGTCAAAAACGTATGCGGGCCAGAATCAAAGTTCATGTATGCACACCAAAAGGTTACCAGTCACAAGAGAACCACAAGCAAAAAAATCTTGAAAAAGTGTTATGGTGTTCATAGGAAAATGAAGAAAATGGAGCCGTGTCGCGGATCGAATTTAGCTACTTGTATTGCTAAAAGATTAGTGAAGAAGAGGACCCAAGTGCTTAAAAGGCTTGTTCCAGGTGGAGAATTGATGGATGAATATTCGGTTATTAAAGAAGCATTAGACTATATACTTTCACTTAAGGTGCAAGTTGATGTAATGAAGAATCTAGTGAATGTTACCACTAGTTTGAGCTAGAATAAATCGAATAGTCGATTGTTAACTAATATATAGCTTTCAAACTACATGAAGGTTGTGAAGAGATCATGCATGTATAGGttttatatattaatttaataaaaaataaaactacATTGTTAAGCATTAGACTATATACTTTCACTTAAGGTGCGAGGAAGACGGGCAGTGACCGTTCACTGTGTGCTAACACCGCCGCCAACCCCACTTTTCTTGCGGTAAACCAAAAAAGTCGGGGAGGAGTCACCGAATGCGGGGTGCCCATTTTTCAACTGTTGGAATGATATTTAGACGGCTATAATGCCGTTGaagttataaaaaatatttttacatttTATTATTTAAACCAAACCTTGAGGTGACGGACGACGACTAGtatatttagtttttttatttaattatgtaatttttaatttcAAGATTAAATAAACATATTTTTTTGGTTGGTTTCAATTTATGcaatttttatttttaacgtaaataaacataatatataattattatgCATAATTTTTAGAAAAAAGAATTGAAATGAACTACTCAAACGAGTAGAGCACCCTTACGTTTGAGTGCAAAATGAAGAGTAGAGAAGGGAGTTGACATGGCAGAGTATGATTGTCTGAGGGTGGAGAGGGGACTACTCCCCTTGAGTGGAGCGCTCCTTACACCCTTACTATGAACAAAAGCGCTACAATGTTCCAAAAAAACACCCTGAAGTCCCGGTCTAACAAACACACAAACGTATCCCGCTGAGAGTCTATAGTGTTCCCTTACTAATTTGGCTCTGATGATTGTGCTTTTGTTTAGAACAACAAACTCACACGCCCACTAAATCTAGTCAAAATTTTACACCAACGTCTATCGTAGGACTACAACCCTCACCATTTGAGTGGAATACCTTACTACACTCATCAAGACCACCAGGCTACAAGCACTTTGATATTGATTGTACTTTGATATTGATTGTACTTGAAAGACTAGTTAAAGGGGTGGCTAACATTTAGCGGGGTGTACCATTAACCATATCCGTAATCAATCTACGTCACATTTTCCACCTAATAAAGAACCCATCAATTTTAAAACACTTAAGGATCCAAACTGGCTATATTATATGGTTCTTGAGCTTCAAACATCGCACATGGGGGCTGGTCGTTTTACCCATGTTGTATATGTGGTGACAGGCCTAAACTTTGGGTTTAAATATTGGGTTAGAGGGGACGTGTCACATGATAACGTGTATACATACTAGGGACACTTATTTAGTTTTTTATGGTAATATGTTAAAAAGTTGTGAGATTAAATAACATGTACTATATACATATTCTATTAAATGGACAAATTAAATGCTATCCGTGTGCATGAGTGTTTAAGAAGCCTTTGTGACTAGTGTTAGGAATTTTGGATCTTGGGCCTTCATGAGAAAAGCTCACTTCAGTTATGTCACTACTACATAAATGAGTATTATCGACGGATTTCGTTAATTTATCTGTATTCTTGACGGACTGAATCCAATAGTGGTTACCGACATATTACTGATTTTATTTGTAAAAATCTCGTCGATGACCTGTCATTAAATATCTGTCGGTAAATATTTGCGGAAAATTTGTCCGCCATTCCTCCGTCCCTAATTATCCTATCGATAATATGTTGGCAATGTACGTCGATAATCTATTTAAAATCACATTACCAATGTATTAATTTCCTATGAACTACCGCCGAGGGATTTCCATTGGTAACCGCTTCATCGACAAACTATTCTGAAATTCATTAATTTTTTGTAATGTGTGAGAATTTGGGCCATAGCAAGATCTAAAGTCTCAATACATAAACTATCAAAAGACACATTCAACACTCAATAGTGAAGCTTTTAGAGTTTGCAAGAAAAGCAAATAGTCACATGATCTCAATGAGTACTCCTTTCAACCAAAACCACATGAGATCAAGAAGATAAAAGTGTTACTCAACCTTAAATGAAAACCTTGTAAAGTAACAAGTATAAAATCATTTTTTAGAAAAAGATCATATTTTCATGGGACAATAGTATTTTATTTTAATCATTACGGTTTTCTTCTAATCATAAGCATAACTTCACCTATCTTTCCTTTTGGCCATCCTCCTGAAGCACGCTTCTTCCCATATTTAATCATTACTATACATGATGAACCCTGGCAGGTTAATTAATCTTTGCATCGATCACTTTAGGAATTAACAAAATAAATGACGAGTTACACCCATTAGGAAGTAAGCCATTTACCTCGAAGCCTTTAACAAAATCCAAAAAGTCATACTTCACCATATCCCAAAAAAGCTTTAGGAACTTGAACGTGAAACCGTCGGGCCCCGGTGCCCAGTAGCGGATTCAGGAATTTTTTTTCAGTGGGCTCACTATTTATAAATGCTCATAGAACCGGAGATAAAGGTTTTCGGGTCGATTCGACAGTTCGCGTCGGGTAAGGCTCATCACATAATAAAGATAcgatacaataataaaaaaaccaCTGTCATTAGAAATTAGAAACACAATAAATTAAATACAATAGTCTTTACGAATTAAAAAAAGGTACTTATAGTTTTTCGCTACGAGTTTTTAAGATGAAAACATTGCATTACATCTTCTCGACCCACAACTAAGTTAAAACTAAATATTGATAATTTTTTGTATTCAATTATGTTGATCAAGTACATAGAAATCGAAAGGCCCATCTATATGCAACCCACTAATAGTAAAATCATTCATGTTTTGCTTTCAATATATATGCATCTATTTGCAAAACAACCAATTTACAGGAACTATTGGTGTTCTTGCTGATCTTCCCCTAAAAACCTGTGAGATTACAATATGATTTATTTGGtttctgttttaaaaaaaaaaaaaaaaaaacatactagCATGCATCCACATGAATGTTGCCAAGATAACAACTTCAGTGGTGGGGTTCCTAGTTAGACATTTGGGGATGCTAGTTTCAGAAATGGGGGCGTtggaagttaaaaaaaaaaaatcaaaacaactTAACCCCAAGGAGGCGTTGAACCCGTGACCTCATGCATGTAAGCATATGACTGACCACTCTGCCACCTATCAATTTCATTAATGGGTCATTCCAAATATTTTTTATGGGTTCATACCAAATTTTGTATTAACATTTCTACTAAAAATTTGAAATCGAATGGGTTCGTGTGAACCCATAGTTCTCAACGTAGATCCACCCCTGCCGGTGCCTTGTCATTCCCGCAAGTCCAAACAACACTTTTAACTTCTTCTAGAGAAAACTGGCACTCCAAACCATCTCTATCTACATCTGACAACTTGCTCACCTCAATATCGACAACTTAGGTCTTCTAATTTTCGATTCTTTGAATTTCAAGGCAAAAAATTTAAGGATTATACATCTGACAACTTGCCCACCTCAAGATCGACAACCGCTTTAAAGGATTATAGACCTATTAATTTAATTGGTTGCTTATCGAAAGTGGTGTCCAGCTCTTAGCCGTGCGTTTAAAAAATGTGGTGGGCGAGCTTATTGGGGTGGAACAATCAGCCTACATTGAAGGAAGGAACATCTTGGATGGTCACCTTGTCATCAACGAAACTGTAGCTTGGGttaaatcgaaaaaaaaaatgcATGCTTTTTAAAGTCGATTTTGACAACGCTTTCGACTTGGTGAATTGGAGTTACCTTGATGCGTTACGGGTTTAATGGGTTTTGGGAATAAATGGAGGCGTTGGGTGTCAAGTATTTTAGCTTCCGGGAAGGCTTCGATTCTCGTCAACGGTTCGCCGACATAAGAGTTTAAGTTTGAACGCGGGGTAAAACAAGGTGATCCTCTTTCGCCTTATCTTTTCCTATTCGCCATGGAAGGGCTTAATGCTATGCTTAAAAAGGCTgtgaaaaataatatttttaaaggCATTGAGCTTCCAAATCACGGCCCCATCCTTTCTAATTTTTTGTACGCTGATGACACCATTTTTATTGGTGAGTGGGAGGTGGTTAACGAGCTGAATTTTCGCGGCTCTTGAGGTGCTTTCATCTCGCGTCGGGGCTAAAAGTCAACTTCTCTAAGAGTAAGGTTTTCAGGGTGGGTgtcaggtcgttagatgtcaaaGACATGGCTGGTATTCTCAAATGTGAGCCGGCCAAGCTTCCTTTCAGCTTTCTTGGTCTTCCAGTCGTGGCAAATATGGGCAAATCGGTTAACTGGAACTCGGTGTTGGAGAGGATGAAGAGTAGGCTCAATTCTTGGAAAGCTTAGTGTCTATCTTTTGGTAGACGACTTACTTTAATAAAAGTTGTCCTCGGCTCTCTCCCTTTATGCTTCCTTTCCATGTTTAGAGCTCCGAAAAAGGTTTTAGAGGCGATGTAGAAAATTAGGAGGCACTTTCTTTGGGGGGGAGGGTGTCTCGATGATACTCATAAAATAAACTGGGTGGCTTGGGAGAACGTTCTGTGTCCTAAAGTTAACGGTGGTTTGGGGGTAGGTAGTCTGAGATTACAAAATCCTGCGCTTCTTGCTAAGTGGTGGTGGCGTTGGAGACTCAAACCGGATGCGTTATGGGTAAAATGTATCAGGGCAATTCATAGGGTGGATAGTCATATGGATGGCATGAAAGCTAATAGGTCCGGGATTGGGCCGTGGGCTCACGTCATTAAGGTGGAAAAGGACTTTTCGGAGCTTGGAGTGAATCCTAAAGATCTTT from Helianthus annuus cultivar XRQ/B chromosome 10, HanXRQr2.0-SUNRISE, whole genome shotgun sequence harbors:
- the LOC110886008 gene encoding transcription factor IBH1-like 1 → MNLCQQNANSKEAKMHNSCQLEKEFINKWVQGLQICNSSSKKMNLLERKKKIKLSADIAIASAKNLTTSWSKAIISEATKDEQNMTLVKNVCGPESKFMYAHQKVTSHKRTTSKKILKKCYGVHRKMKKMEPCRGSNLATCIAKRLVKKRTQVLKRLVPGGELMDEYSVIKEALDYILSLKVQVDVMKNLVNVTTSLS